One window of the Microplitis demolitor isolate Queensland-Clemson2020A chromosome 10, iyMicDemo2.1a, whole genome shotgun sequence genome contains the following:
- the LOC103580312 gene encoding protein NipSnap, with amino-acid sequence MSTSVISRRLSMPAIVRNLPILTTSRFITRSLPLSQDKSEGWLSKLGVRKIEPTKESHSRMLSDKEVIYALHTHNVRPDSIDKYLANYKENVNLIHSKKSELHCELVGSWTVEVGDLDQALHLWQYTGGFERIDRAQIALSKDESYQRLLRERGNFLRSRHLQYLLAFSYWPLLGKREGPNIYEIRSYRLRPGTMIEWGNNWARAINYRRNNDEAFAGYFSQIGRLYNVHHIWCYKDLQARKETRESAWRSPGWDECVAYTVPLIREMHSRILKPTNFSPTQ; translated from the exons atgtcGACATCAGTGATTTCAAGGCGATTATCAATGCCGGCAATTGTCAGAAACTTGCCAATTTTAACAACATCTcg ATTTATCACGAGATCATTACCGTTGAGTCAAGACAAAAGTGAAGGATGGCTAAGTAAACTTGGTGTAAGAAAAATAGAACCTACCAAAGAATCACATTCACGAATGCTGTCAGACAAAGAAGTTATTTATGCATTACACACCCACAATGTACGACCTGATTCTATTGACAAATATCTCGCTAATTA caAAGAAAATGTAAATCTCATCCACTCCAAGAAGAGTGAATTACATTGCGAATTAGTCGGCTCGTGGACTGTCGAAGTCGGCGATCTTGATCAGGCTTTACATTTGTGGCAGTACACCGGAGGATTTGAACGTATTGATCGCGCTCAAATAGCATTATCTAAAGATGAa tCTTATCAACGACTATTACGAGAGCGCGGTAACTTTTTGCGATCACGGCACTTGCAGTATCTGCTGGCATTTAGTTACTGGCCGCTTCTGGGTAAACGTGAGGGCCCAAATATCTATGAGATAAGAAGCTATAGATTAAGACCTGGTACCATGATAGAGTGGGGTAACAATTGGGCACGTGCTATTAATTATAGGAGAAATAATGATGAAGCATTTGCTGGTTATTTTTCACAGATTGGAAGACTTTATAATGTTCATCATATTTGGT gcTATAAAGATCTACAAGCAAGAAAAGAAACTCGTGAAAGCGCATGGAGATCACCAGGATGGGACGAATGTGTTGCTTACACAGTGCCACTGATACGTGAAATGCACAGTCGTATTTTAAAACCCACAAATTTTTCACctactcaataa